Proteins found in one Cobetia sp. L2A1 genomic segment:
- a CDS encoding ethanolamine ammonia-lyase subunit EutB — MSLEYRYTLGSRSYRFASLATLMAKATPARSGDRLAGVIAETAEERVVAQMCLAEIPLKTFLEDVLIPYEQDEITRLIIDDHDLLAFAPLSHMTVGDFRNWLLSDLATPLMLAQVRAGITPEMAAAVSKLMRNQDLILVARKCEVITAFRNTIGQSGHLSTRLQPNHPTDDVTGIAASILDGLLYGSGDAVIGINPATDNVAQSIKLMRLMDEVIHKYEIPTQSCVLTHVTNTLECIEQGAPVDLVFQSIGGTQATNESFGVSLSVLAQAHEAALSLKRGTVGNNVMYFETGQGSALSADGHHGLDQQTCEARAYAVARKFSPLLVNTVVGFIGPEYLFNGKEIIRAGLEDHFCGKLLGLPMGCDICYTNHADADQNDMDTLLTLLGVAGCNFIMGIPGSDDIMLNYQTTSFHDALYARRVLGLAPAPEFAAWLESMEIFIDVSRQKLPTTMPSRFANSLNQVTGASS; from the coding sequence ATGAGTCTTGAGTATCGCTACACGCTGGGAAGTCGCAGCTATCGTTTTGCAAGCCTGGCGACGCTGATGGCCAAGGCCACCCCTGCCCGTTCGGGCGATCGCCTGGCCGGAGTGATCGCCGAGACCGCTGAAGAGCGCGTCGTCGCCCAGATGTGTCTGGCTGAGATTCCGCTGAAGACGTTTCTCGAAGATGTGCTGATCCCGTATGAGCAGGATGAGATCACTCGCCTGATCATCGATGATCACGATCTGCTGGCCTTTGCACCGCTTTCCCACATGACGGTCGGCGATTTTCGCAACTGGCTGCTCAGCGATCTGGCGACGCCCTTGATGCTGGCCCAGGTGCGTGCCGGTATCACGCCGGAAATGGCGGCCGCGGTCAGCAAGTTGATGCGCAATCAGGACCTGATCCTGGTCGCCAGGAAGTGCGAGGTCATCACGGCCTTTCGCAACACCATCGGCCAGAGCGGTCATCTTTCCACTCGTCTGCAGCCCAATCATCCCACCGATGACGTCACCGGTATCGCGGCCAGTATTCTTGATGGCCTGCTGTATGGCAGTGGTGACGCGGTCATCGGCATCAATCCCGCGACTGACAATGTCGCCCAGAGCATCAAGCTGATGCGTCTGATGGATGAGGTGATTCACAAGTACGAGATTCCCACCCAGTCCTGCGTACTGACCCATGTCACCAATACGCTGGAGTGCATCGAGCAGGGCGCGCCGGTGGATCTGGTCTTCCAGTCCATTGGCGGTACCCAGGCGACCAACGAGAGCTTCGGTGTCTCGCTGAGCGTGCTTGCACAAGCCCATGAAGCGGCGCTGTCGCTCAAGCGCGGCACGGTCGGCAACAACGTGATGTATTTCGAGACGGGGCAGGGCAGCGCGCTGTCCGCTGATGGTCATCACGGACTGGATCAGCAGACCTGTGAGGCGCGTGCCTATGCCGTGGCCCGCAAGTTCTCGCCATTGCTGGTGAATACCGTGGTCGGCTTCATCGGGCCGGAGTATCTGTTCAACGGCAAGGAGATCATCCGTGCCGGTCTCGAAGACCATTTCTGCGGCAAGTTGCTCGGCCTGCCGATGGGCTGTGACATCTGTTACACCAATCACGCCGACGCTGACCAGAATGACATGGACACTCTGCTGACCTTGCTGGGCGTGGCGGGTTGCAATTTCATCATGGGCATCCCCGGGTCTGACGACATCATGCTCAATTATCAGACCACGTCCTTCCATGACGCGCTCTATGCGCGCCGAGTACTGGGTCTGGCGCCCGCACCTGAATTTGCGGCCTGGCTCGAGAGCATGGAAATCTTCATCGATGTCTCGCGGCAGAAACTGCCCACCACCATGCCATCGCGCTTCGCGAATTCGTTGAATCAGGTGACAGGAGCCAGTTCATGA
- a CDS encoding MurR/RpiR family transcriptional regulator, with amino-acid sequence MATPPVTSSTRLASLPPDTVSGLKQLLEAIDRREVELRLGNSSRRVLSSLIESPQRTAVSSISQLAELLGVNASTFSRLAQRLGYDGFSKFQDVFRREVTEGRHFYSEQASQLLTRNDDNTAMAQLTRLARQESGNIAEMLERIDPEAFEAVTRLLADAPRVRLHGMRQFNSLALFMAYGLGMLRANVAPLDASRQGVADALAQLEAGDVLVVASCFPYTPSVVTCAQVAITRGIKVVALTDSSSSPLQALALYSFHVPNHSLFYSNSMSAFMFLAEGLLSEVASKLGEAGVESLKQREAIISQLNGASS; translated from the coding sequence ATGGCCACTCCTCCTGTCACGTCCTCGACTCGCCTTGCCTCACTGCCACCTGACACGGTCTCAGGGCTGAAGCAGTTGTTGGAGGCAATCGATCGACGTGAGGTGGAACTCCGGCTCGGCAATAGCTCGCGACGCGTGCTGAGCAGCTTGATCGAGTCGCCGCAGCGCACGGCGGTATCTTCCATCAGCCAGCTGGCGGAATTGCTGGGCGTGAATGCCTCGACCTTCTCGCGTCTAGCGCAGCGACTGGGTTATGACGGCTTCAGCAAGTTTCAGGATGTCTTTCGGCGCGAAGTGACCGAAGGCCGCCATTTCTACAGTGAGCAGGCATCTCAGTTGCTGACTCGCAATGACGACAATACGGCAATGGCACAGTTGACGCGTCTGGCACGTCAGGAGAGTGGCAATATCGCCGAGATGCTGGAGAGGATTGACCCAGAGGCATTCGAGGCGGTGACGCGATTGTTGGCGGATGCTCCGAGAGTTCGGCTACATGGCATGCGGCAGTTCAATTCACTGGCATTGTTCATGGCCTATGGGCTGGGCATGTTGCGCGCCAATGTGGCACCGCTGGATGCCAGCCGGCAGGGCGTGGCGGATGCCCTGGCGCAGTTGGAGGCGGGAGATGTGTTGGTGGTAGCGAGCTGCTTCCCTTATACGCCCAGTGTGGTGACCTGTGCGCAGGTAGCCATCACGCGCGGCATCAAGGTGGTGGCGCTGACGGATTCGTCCAGTTCACCCCTGCAAGCGCTGGCGCTTTACAGTTTCCATGTGCCCAATCACAGCCTGTTCTACAGTAACAGCATGAGTGCTTTCATGTTCCTGGCAGAGGGTCTCTTGAGCGAAGTGGCCAGCAAGCTGGGTGAGGCAGGGGTCGAGTCGCTCAAGCAGCGTGAAGCGATCATTTCGCAATTGAATGGCGCATCGTCGTGA
- a CDS encoding aspartate aminotransferase family protein, which produces MSHVFHRHLNQDYPTAVKGDGPYLIDSQGRRYLDASGGAAVSCLGHSDGDVIKAIQDQVSTMAYAHSSFFTSEPMEELADFLIARAPEGLESVYFVSGGSEAVEAALKLARQYFIEVGQPQRKHLIARRQSYHGNTLGALATGGNAWRRQQFEPLLINVSHVSPCYAYREQGADETPEALGIRLATELEDEILRLGAENVMAFVAEPVVGATLGAVTAVPGYFKRIREVCDRYGVLLILDEVMCGMGRTGSLFAAEQEGVSADLITIAKGLGAGYQPIGATLVSKRIRDAIANGSGFFQHGHTYIGHATACAAALAVQKTIESRGLLERVNTLGDGLQARLRERFAHHANIGDIRGRGLFQGIELVTDRETKTAFDPALKLHARLKKAAMAEGLMCYPMGGTIDGRQGDHILLAPPFILDDTHLDEITLKLGSAIDTVLASL; this is translated from the coding sequence ATGAGCCACGTATTCCATCGCCACCTGAACCAGGACTACCCAACCGCCGTCAAGGGCGATGGCCCCTACCTGATCGACAGCCAGGGACGCCGCTATCTGGATGCCAGTGGCGGTGCGGCGGTGTCATGTCTCGGCCATAGCGATGGTGACGTCATCAAGGCCATTCAGGATCAGGTCAGCACCATGGCGTACGCGCACAGCTCATTTTTCACATCAGAGCCCATGGAGGAACTGGCTGACTTCCTGATCGCTCGCGCGCCAGAAGGGCTTGAATCGGTCTACTTCGTCTCGGGAGGCTCGGAGGCCGTGGAGGCCGCGCTCAAGCTGGCGCGCCAGTACTTCATCGAGGTCGGCCAACCGCAGCGCAAGCATCTGATCGCTCGCCGTCAGAGCTATCACGGCAATACGCTGGGTGCCCTGGCCACCGGTGGCAATGCCTGGCGCCGCCAGCAATTCGAGCCGCTGCTGATCAACGTCAGCCACGTCAGTCCCTGCTACGCCTACCGTGAGCAAGGCGCAGATGAGACACCCGAAGCCTTGGGCATTCGCCTGGCCACGGAGCTGGAAGACGAGATCCTGCGCCTGGGTGCCGAGAACGTGATGGCCTTCGTCGCGGAGCCCGTCGTCGGCGCCACCCTGGGGGCCGTCACGGCGGTACCCGGCTACTTCAAACGTATTCGTGAGGTGTGTGATCGCTACGGGGTACTGCTGATTCTCGACGAGGTGATGTGTGGCATGGGCCGTACCGGCAGCTTGTTCGCCGCCGAGCAGGAAGGAGTGAGCGCTGACTTGATCACCATCGCCAAGGGGCTGGGCGCCGGCTATCAGCCGATCGGGGCGACGTTGGTCAGCAAGCGCATCCGCGACGCCATCGCCAATGGCTCCGGCTTCTTCCAGCATGGCCATACCTATATTGGCCATGCGACCGCCTGTGCGGCGGCCCTTGCCGTACAGAAGACCATCGAATCTCGTGGCCTGCTGGAACGTGTGAATACGCTGGGAGATGGCTTGCAGGCCCGCCTGCGTGAACGCTTCGCCCATCACGCCAATATCGGGGACATTCGCGGCCGCGGGCTTTTCCAGGGGATAGAGCTGGTCACTGATCGAGAGACGAAGACCGCCTTTGACCCGGCGCTCAAGCTCCATGCGCGTCTCAAGAAAGCCGCCATGGCCGAGGGCCTGATGTGCTATCCCATGGGGGGCACCATCGATGGCCGCCAGGGGGATCACATCCTGTTGGCACCGCCCTTCATTCTCGATGACACGCACCTGGACGAGATCACGCTCAAACTCGGCAGCGCGATTGATACGGTATTGGCGAGCCTCTAG
- a CDS encoding carboxymuconolactone decarboxylase family protein, which produces MAIHSRLSPLDDTSMSDAQREVLSEILSGPRGNLDGPFLAWIHSPQLANHAQRLGAFCRYATGLELRLSELAILVTAAWWKSQAEWQIHAPIAQQAGLSSQVIETLRLEQTPDFIKADEQLIYRFTRALYETRRVDEAVYAEAVAMWGESVVVELVGVLGYYALVAMTLNTFAVRRDSAAPLPFDEPTPTA; this is translated from the coding sequence ATGGCCATTCATTCCCGTCTCTCCCCCCTTGACGACACCTCGATGAGCGATGCCCAGCGCGAGGTGCTCAGCGAGATCCTGAGCGGCCCCCGTGGCAATCTCGATGGCCCGTTCCTGGCCTGGATTCACAGTCCGCAACTGGCCAATCACGCGCAACGCCTGGGAGCCTTCTGCCGCTACGCAACGGGGCTTGAGTTGCGCCTGAGCGAACTGGCCATTCTTGTCACGGCCGCATGGTGGAAATCCCAGGCCGAGTGGCAGATCCACGCGCCCATTGCACAGCAGGCAGGTCTGTCATCTCAAGTCATCGAGACACTGCGCCTGGAACAGACGCCAGACTTCATCAAGGCCGATGAACAGCTGATCTATCGCTTTACCCGTGCTCTCTATGAGACGCGGCGAGTCGATGAGGCCGTGTACGCAGAGGCTGTTGCGATGTGGGGGGAGTCGGTCGTCGTCGAACTGGTCGGTGTGCTGGGCTATTACGCGCTGGTCGCCATGACACTGAATACCTTCGCCGTGCGTCGTGACAGCGCGGCCCCACTTCCGTTTGATGAGCCCACGCCGACGGCGTGA
- a CDS encoding NAD(P)/FAD-dependent oxidoreductase, producing MSDVERTEVAVIGAGAVGVACALWLRRAGHEVTLIERETIASGTSYGNASTLADYGCLPIARPEIWGSIPTLLFSPASPFVINWSRVPRLSPWLMRFLGQCNATRFRANSEVLAQLLSSAYDDYQPLFDETPDATSLIQRRGCLYSYGEAKNLNAAHGDITLREQLGIQQQVLSAEEMVALEPAMEGHTAGGILFPSSSHLDDPQVFVETLAAPLLNEGRMVQAEVESLTQRSDGLLLRYADGRTLLADRVVLASGAWSAKLARQVGDRIPLDTERGYHIEFDLEESPLTRPTCPVESAFYMTPLKGRLRAAGTVELGSLNDPANPARLRYIEAGVRNILGLKEEVSRSWLGFRPTLPDSLPVIGPSPREPRLIYAFGHQHIGLTLAGVTGRLVTECLAGSSPEWLKSCSVERF from the coding sequence ATGAGTGATGTTGAACGCACCGAAGTCGCCGTCATTGGCGCAGGAGCCGTCGGTGTTGCCTGTGCCTTGTGGTTACGTCGCGCAGGGCATGAAGTCACCCTGATTGAGCGCGAGACGATCGCCAGCGGCACCTCCTACGGCAACGCCAGCACCCTGGCAGATTATGGATGTCTCCCCATCGCACGACCGGAAATATGGGGCAGTATCCCCACCTTGCTGTTCTCGCCCGCCTCCCCCTTCGTCATCAACTGGAGTCGAGTGCCACGCCTCTCACCCTGGTTGATGCGCTTTCTGGGCCAGTGCAACGCCACCCGTTTTCGTGCCAACAGCGAGGTGCTCGCCCAACTCTTGAGCAGCGCCTACGACGATTATCAACCGCTGTTCGATGAGACACCGGATGCCACTTCACTGATTCAGCGCCGTGGGTGCCTGTATTCCTATGGTGAGGCCAAAAACCTGAACGCCGCGCACGGCGATATCACGCTGCGTGAGCAACTGGGGATTCAGCAACAGGTGCTGTCGGCAGAGGAAATGGTCGCGCTGGAACCGGCGATGGAGGGGCATACCGCAGGGGGGATTCTCTTCCCGAGCTCAAGCCACCTGGATGACCCGCAGGTCTTCGTCGAGACATTGGCAGCACCGCTGCTCAATGAGGGCCGTATGGTGCAGGCCGAAGTGGAATCACTGACGCAACGCAGCGATGGTCTGTTGCTGCGCTACGCGGACGGTCGCACGCTGCTGGCAGACCGCGTGGTACTGGCGAGTGGTGCCTGGTCGGCAAAGCTCGCCCGTCAGGTGGGAGACCGCATCCCGCTGGATACCGAACGCGGCTATCACATCGAATTTGATCTGGAAGAGTCGCCGCTGACGCGCCCGACATGCCCCGTGGAAAGTGCCTTCTACATGACACCCCTAAAGGGCCGTCTGCGGGCAGCGGGCACCGTCGAGCTGGGGTCGCTCAACGATCCCGCCAATCCTGCGCGGTTGCGCTATATCGAAGCAGGCGTGCGCAATATCCTGGGGCTCAAGGAAGAAGTGTCGCGCAGCTGGCTGGGCTTCCGCCCGACCCTGCCGGATTCACTGCCGGTCATCGGCCCCTCCCCGCGTGAACCACGCCTGATCTATGCTTTCGGCCATCAGCACATCGGCCTTACACTGGCAGGCGTGACGGGGCGTCTCGTAACGGAGTGTTTAGCCGGAAGCTCACCAGAGTGGCTAAAATCCTGCTCAGTAGAACGTTTCTAA
- a CDS encoding glycosyltransferase family 4 protein, producing the protein MKILFIVGNLSSDGGTERVTCEIGSGLVRAGHDVAIASLFGPATTSFHLESGVTTSALGLKEAQGGARRSLGISSALLSKIRSQQADVVVLVDSVLFAFCAPWAPFIRARMICWEHFNLSTNHGSRLRSIGRSAAVRLADSIVVLTERDAVAWQERYRIGNKVQAIWNPVPRFALPGPDVTATDPGTSRVVLAVGRLTEQKGFDVLLRAWAIVARQHPDWQLRIVGWGEDEASLKAQAKTLGLNDSVVFVGRTSAVEVEYRQAALFAMSSRWEGLPMTLLEAQFFGLPVISTDCETGPAEILACGSGVLVKVDDAEALAHAVSELIGNPDQRDAMSALARENAARYDADTLCTQWRELLTRLSSAKDAALNVR; encoded by the coding sequence ATGAAGATTCTGTTTATCGTCGGCAATCTTTCCAGCGATGGAGGTACCGAGCGTGTCACGTGTGAGATAGGCAGTGGTCTGGTACGGGCGGGGCATGATGTGGCCATTGCCAGTCTGTTCGGCCCGGCAACGACGTCCTTCCACCTGGAATCTGGTGTTACCACCTCTGCACTGGGGCTCAAGGAGGCGCAGGGTGGTGCACGGCGTTCCCTCGGGATCAGTTCAGCACTGTTGTCCAAGATACGCAGCCAACAGGCGGATGTGGTGGTACTGGTGGATTCGGTATTATTTGCGTTCTGCGCGCCTTGGGCGCCGTTTATTCGTGCCCGCATGATTTGCTGGGAGCATTTCAATCTCTCCACCAATCATGGCTCGCGTTTGCGCTCGATAGGGCGTTCAGCGGCAGTTCGCCTGGCGGATTCCATTGTGGTGCTCACGGAGCGTGATGCCGTTGCCTGGCAAGAGCGGTATCGCATCGGCAATAAAGTGCAGGCGATCTGGAATCCGGTGCCGCGCTTTGCCTTGCCTGGCCCGGATGTAACAGCCACGGACCCAGGCACCTCTAGGGTTGTGCTGGCCGTCGGCCGATTGACCGAGCAGAAGGGCTTCGATGTGCTGCTGCGCGCCTGGGCGATTGTCGCGAGACAGCACCCTGACTGGCAGCTGCGCATCGTGGGATGGGGCGAGGATGAAGCCAGTCTCAAGGCGCAGGCCAAGACGTTGGGTCTCAATGACAGCGTCGTCTTTGTCGGTCGCACCTCTGCGGTAGAGGTCGAATATCGACAGGCGGCGTTATTCGCGATGAGCTCGCGTTGGGAGGGACTGCCCATGACGCTGCTTGAGGCGCAGTTCTTCGGCCTGCCAGTCATCTCCACCGACTGTGAAACGGGGCCTGCCGAGATCCTGGCCTGCGGAAGCGGCGTGCTGGTCAAGGTGGATGATGCTGAAGCACTGGCGCATGCCGTCAGCGAATTGATAGGCAACCCCGACCAGCGCGACGCGATGTCGGCACTGGCACGGGAAAATGCTGCACGTTACGACGCAGACACGCTCTGCACGCAATGGCGCGAGCTGCTCACGCGCCTGTCGTCCGCGAAGGACGCGGCACTGAACGTACGCTGA
- a CDS encoding glycosyltransferase family 4 protein has translation MLARDAQPPTVVLVSNSSFFLYNFHRGVIEGLRDNGYRVICLAPTDAHSPRLVDELKVEHRPLGMEGKGTSLVGEGRSLLSLLMTLLKLKPRYVLNFTIKANVYSGLACRLLNIPYTNNVSGLGTAFLHDSWLFRRVRALYGFANRGARCVFFENRDDQALFMRLGLQKSTPSVVLPGAGIDPERFAFAAQPPAPPLTFVMVARLIADKGVREYVAAAERLHDRYPQARFWLIGPSGISNRTAISDEEITQWRERGVLHYLGEQRDVRPFLAEANILVLPSYREGMPRTVLEAASMGRPAIVSDVPGCRSSVQPGVTGWLCEAGSVESLEQHLQACLEMPHESLVQAGQAARARIEAEFDQKIVVRAYLGCLQHTLEQSPRKSVLAPA, from the coding sequence ATGCTTGCACGTGACGCCCAGCCCCCCACGGTGGTGTTGGTCTCCAACTCATCTTTTTTTCTCTACAACTTCCATCGCGGGGTCATCGAAGGCCTTCGCGACAATGGCTATCGTGTCATCTGTCTCGCGCCTACGGATGCCCATAGCCCGCGTCTGGTCGATGAGCTCAAGGTTGAGCATCGCCCGCTGGGCATGGAAGGCAAGGGCACCTCACTGGTAGGTGAGGGTCGTAGCCTGTTGTCACTGTTGATGACACTGCTGAAGCTCAAGCCCCGTTATGTGCTCAATTTCACCATCAAGGCCAACGTCTATTCAGGGTTGGCCTGTCGTCTGTTGAACATTCCGTACACCAACAATGTGTCGGGTCTCGGCACGGCGTTCCTGCATGACAGCTGGCTGTTTCGCCGGGTGCGTGCGCTTTATGGTTTTGCCAATCGCGGTGCGCGTTGCGTGTTCTTCGAGAACCGTGATGATCAGGCGCTGTTCATGCGTCTTGGGCTACAGAAGTCGACGCCATCAGTCGTATTGCCGGGTGCCGGAATTGATCCGGAGCGCTTTGCCTTTGCCGCGCAGCCACCAGCACCACCGCTGACCTTCGTGATGGTCGCGCGGTTGATCGCTGACAAGGGCGTACGTGAATATGTCGCGGCGGCCGAGCGGCTGCATGATCGCTATCCGCAGGCGCGCTTCTGGTTGATTGGCCCGTCGGGTATCAGCAATCGCACGGCGATCAGTGATGAGGAAATCACGCAATGGCGTGAGCGCGGCGTGCTGCACTATCTCGGCGAACAGCGTGACGTACGGCCCTTCCTCGCCGAGGCCAATATTCTGGTGCTGCCATCCTATCGTGAAGGCATGCCACGCACGGTGCTGGAAGCCGCCTCGATGGGACGCCCTGCGATTGTCAGCGATGTTCCGGGATGTCGCAGTTCCGTTCAGCCGGGTGTTACCGGCTGGCTGTGTGAAGCCGGCAGTGTCGAATCACTTGAACAGCATCTTCAGGCGTGTCTGGAGATGCCTCACGAATCATTGGTACAGGCGGGGCAGGCAGCGCGGGCCCGTATCGAGGCCGAGTTTGACCAGAAAATCGTGGTGCGCGCCTATCTGGGATGCCTGCAACATACGTTGGAGCAATCGCCACGTAAGTCAGTACTTGCACCGGCCTGA
- a CDS encoding glycosyltransferase, which yields MKTHRLALFISSPVISSPVVSAPQQGASDGGTGEKGGREQGSRETRQMLALAAGLTRMGHEVDLVVQQANESIMAALAHGVRLVELGSQHRLTSVLALTRYLARHRPCVLLASGLDANLMALKAGHLNRGRVPVVVYHAALISSEWHALGDRANGLRCKMALKYPRAALALSANDDVTREILREGGVSRTRVALVNLNLAPAIAQTAHVTKPETTQLETAATLSNQQLMQCLGLLLSAAGVTSSAQAVEVGAREPERSAARHESVTRLESNAYVNASGSRYAASPASLAVKSPRAVMAESSERD from the coding sequence ATGAAAACGCACAGATTGGCACTGTTTATTTCTTCACCCGTTATCTCTTCACCAGTGGTCTCTGCGCCACAGCAGGGCGCTAGTGATGGTGGCACAGGTGAAAAGGGCGGCCGTGAACAAGGCAGTCGAGAAACACGCCAGATGTTGGCATTGGCAGCCGGCCTGACCCGTATGGGCCATGAAGTGGATCTCGTGGTGCAGCAGGCCAACGAATCAATAATGGCGGCACTGGCACATGGCGTAAGATTGGTCGAGCTGGGATCGCAACACCGCTTGACCAGTGTCCTGGCACTGACACGTTATCTGGCCCGTCATCGGCCGTGCGTGTTACTGGCCAGTGGCCTGGATGCCAATCTGATGGCGCTCAAGGCGGGTCACCTCAATCGAGGTCGTGTGCCGGTGGTGGTGTATCACGCCGCCTTGATCAGCAGTGAGTGGCATGCGTTGGGTGACAGGGCCAACGGGCTGCGCTGCAAGATGGCCTTGAAGTACCCGCGGGCCGCGCTGGCACTGTCTGCCAATGATGACGTTACCCGCGAAATTCTTCGTGAAGGCGGAGTTTCACGAACGCGAGTGGCCTTGGTGAACCTGAACCTGGCACCGGCTATCGCCCAGACGGCGCATGTGACAAAGCCAGAGACGACGCAGCTGGAGACGGCAGCGACGCTCAGTAATCAGCAGTTGATGCAGTGTCTGGGATTATTGCTGAGCGCAGCGGGTGTCACCTCTTCTGCGCAGGCAGTCGAGGTCGGTGCTCGTGAGCCTGAGCGCTCAGCAGCAAGGCATGAATCCGTTACGCGTTTGGAAAGCAACGCATACGTCAATGCATCAGGAAGTCGGTATGCCGCCTCACCAGCCTCCCTTGCTGTCAAATCCCCCCGTGCCGTGATGGCGGAAAGCTCCGAACGAGATTAA
- a CDS encoding phosphoribosyltransferase family protein, with protein sequence MNYRSYGDLSHDISAQLGRLQAGNFDLIVGIPRSGMVPAYMISAMLNLACTDLDTFIANGTPGKGITRKLRSESTSLWEASRVLLVDDSLNSGASLKIALERIPAACRCEITTCVIYANPAPVIGVDMYLKELEHPRMFQWNMFHHPALADSCLDIDGVLCLDPTAEQNDDGPIYREFLSNAPALHLPTYRVHSLVTNRLEKYRPETQAWLAGHGVEYDHLIMLDLPSKEERLRQNRHASHKADYYRQSGCRLFIESEVGQSTSITRLTGKPVYCVDSQQMMTPEWLTLMQRQRGMWLKLMFKRVARKGVALLPASLARQARSVYQRLA encoded by the coding sequence ATGAACTATCGCAGTTACGGGGATCTGAGCCACGATATCTCGGCCCAGCTGGGGCGGCTGCAGGCGGGTAACTTTGATCTGATCGTCGGTATTCCGCGCAGCGGCATGGTGCCGGCGTACATGATCAGCGCGATGCTCAACCTGGCCTGTACCGACCTCGATACCTTCATTGCCAATGGCACCCCGGGCAAGGGCATCACTCGCAAGCTGCGCAGTGAATCAACGTCACTCTGGGAAGCCAGTCGCGTGCTGCTGGTGGATGACAGCCTCAACAGCGGTGCCTCGCTCAAGATCGCGTTGGAGCGCATTCCCGCTGCCTGTCGTTGTGAGATCACCACGTGCGTGATCTATGCCAACCCAGCACCCGTCATCGGTGTCGACATGTACCTGAAGGAGCTTGAGCACCCGCGGATGTTCCAGTGGAACATGTTCCATCATCCGGCCCTCGCTGACAGCTGTCTGGATATCGATGGCGTGCTGTGTCTCGACCCGACGGCAGAGCAGAACGATGATGGCCCGATCTACCGTGAATTCTTGAGCAATGCGCCAGCGCTGCATCTGCCGACCTATCGCGTGCATTCCCTCGTCACCAATCGGCTGGAGAAGTACCGCCCCGAGACACAGGCGTGGCTTGCGGGTCATGGCGTCGAGTATGACCACCTGATCATGCTCGATTTGCCCAGCAAGGAAGAGCGTCTGCGTCAGAATCGTCACGCGAGTCACAAGGCGGATTATTACCGCCAGTCTGGTTGCCGACTGTTCATCGAGAGCGAGGTGGGGCAGTCCACCAGCATCACGCGGCTGACCGGCAAGCCCGTCTACTGCGTCGATTCGCAGCAGATGATGACACCGGAGTGGCTGACCCTGATGCAGCGTCAGAGAGGCATGTGGCTGAAGCTCATGTTCAAGCGTGTCGCACGCAAGGGAGTTGCGCTATTGCCTGCGTCGCTGGCGCGTCAGGCACGCAGTGTCTATCAGCGCCTGGCCTGA